In the Ranitomeya imitator isolate aRanImi1 chromosome 2, aRanImi1.pri, whole genome shotgun sequence genome, aatcaagcaaaaaaataaataggctttctatggcccactgactgagagatggcacacacaggagtcaagagtggcacacaagccctgaggccaatatttttctcccactgattgatgtagtgattttttcaggtagattttgtaacccaaatcaagcaaaaaaataaataggctttctatggcccactgagtgagagatggcacacacagggatggcactctagcagaaatgtcaatcttaatctcccacaaaaaaaaaaaaaacagggagtgtccttcaattactatctccctgcagtaatctcagccaggtatggcaggcagcaataaggagtggactgatgcacaaattaaataaaaagtgtgtacaaacaaaaaagatagctgtgcagaaaggaaggaacaagaggatttgtgctttgaaaaaagcagttggtttgcacagcggcgtacacacagcaatgcagctatcagggagccttctagggcatcccaatgagctacagcgctgaggggaaaaaaaaaaaaatgtagcttccactgtccctgcacaccgaaggtggtgttgggcagtggaaatcgctacagcacaagcggtttggtggttaatggaccctgcctaacgctatccctgcttctgacgaagcggcagcaacctctccctaagctcagatcagcagcagtaacatggcggtcggcgggaacgcccctttatagcccctgtgacgccgcagacagcaagccaatcactgcaatgcccttctctaagatggtggggaccaggacctatgtcatcacgctgcccacactctgcgtttaccttcattggctgagaaatggcgcttttcgcgtcattgaaacgcgactttggcgcgaaagtcgcgtaccgcatggccgaccccgcacaggggtcggatcgggtttcatgaaacccgactttgccaaaagtcggcgacttttgaaaatgaacgacccgtttcgctcaaccctaccgaccaCTGGTTGTTGAATGTAGTGATAAGGGAAAGGGGTCGAGAAGATTCACGTACCTTTTCGATAAACAAGTTATTCCTCCCTTGTTGTAGTGCATGTTGAAAAGCCTCTGAGATAATTTCCTGGGGGTAACCCCTCTTAAACCGATCTGAAAGATCTCTTGCTTGTCTTAAATATTCCATATCTGTGCTACAATTTCTTCTCAACCGGAGGAATTGTCCCTTCGGGATCCCAGTTTTGAGATGAGGGTGGAAGCTCGTATAGTGGAGGAGACTATTAGTCGCTGTTGCTTTGCGGAATAAAGAACACACAAGCTCGGAGTTTTCAATGGAAAATTTGAGATCCAAGAAATCAATGGAAGAATCTGAAATAAAAGATGTGAGTTTGATATTAAAATAGTTATGATTAAGATCTTCAATGAATAGATTGCAGTCTTCCAGGGAGCCAGTCCACAGTGgcagaatgtcatcaatgtagcgttgCCAGATTAAGACATTTGAGTCAACAGCCTGATGTATGTATACAATAGTCTTCTCCCACCACCCAAGAAACAGGTTTGCGTATGAGGGCACGCATcgtgcccccatagctgtgccagctGTCTGTCTATAAAACTTCCTGTCAAAGACAAAATAGTTCTTGTCCAGTACGAAATAAAGCAGTTTTAAGATGAAATTATCCAGTTCTTTAGATTGCTCAgaagttttattaaaaaaatatttgacTCCCTGCATACCTGATTGGTGTGAAATACTCGTATAGAGGTATTCAACATCCATTCTGACAAGAAGAGTCCCAGCTGGTATCTGCAGATCCTCCACAAGCTGCATCAGATGAGCGGAGTCCCTAGTATAAGATTTTAAAGAGATAACCAACAGCTGGAGAAAATGATCTACAAAAATACACGGCCGCTCAAATATGCTACCTATGCCTGAGACTATTGGTCTACCGGGTGGTTCAGTATTAGTCTTGTGAACCTTCGGTAGTGCATAAAATGTGTTGACCACGGGGCAAAGTGTAAAAAAATCTGCCTCTTAGTCAAGACGCTATCACATAAGGCCCTATGAATAAGACCATCAATCTGATCTTAAAAGAAATTTGTGGAGTCAGAAGGTAACAAAGTATAACAATCCCCACCATGTAGTTGGCGTATAATTTCCTTCTGATATTGGTCATGTGGCCATACGATAACGTTCCCACCCTTGTCAGCTTCACATATAATAAAATCTCTATTATTCCTCAAATTGTGCAATGCTGCCCTCTCCTTCTTACCAAGATTTTTTTTTTGAAGGGGTCCAACTTGAGTTTGTTAATATCTCTGCATGCTTTGTCAAAAAAAATCTGTGCCACTGGGAATAAGGAGAAGGATGGAGTTGCTTTAGATGGGAGTCGCCTAGTAAATCTCCCTTTGGACTCCGGAGATGCGTATAATTGCAATAATTCCAGAAGATCACAGATCACAGAACACTTGACTTTCGTTATCTGGGTGGGTATCTATAAGAGACGGTTGGTGATATAAAAGTTTAAACGTCAGTTGGCTACAGAAAAAGTACAGATCCTTAACTAGAATGAACTTGTTATGGAGGTTCATGAGAGAGAACGGAAGACCTCTAGAAAGCACTTGTCATTCCACATCAGATAGTACATATGTAGAAAGATTAATAATCTGTAGATTACCTTCCATGGCTGTTCCGCTTGGTGTAGCATTCAACGCCTCTTGTATCTCGTTTCTCTCCTGTATGTCGAGGACCAATTTCTGTAACCTCTGGCCTTCTTTCTGTTGAGATCCAgtttttcggtgacccctcctatgGCGCCTTTTGCGTCACTGGGGTCTGAAGATAAAAAAGTCAATGGAGGCTATTTCTTGTCTAGGTGCTTGTTCGTCCAAGCTTTTGTACCCCTCCATAAGGGGGTGTCGGTTACCACGATGTACCCATTTATATGCTGTGCCATTATTGAAGTCAAGTCTATCCCTATGAAACTTGTTTCTCTTACGAGAAAAGACTTCTTTCTCAAATGAATCAATCAAATTCTTAAATTTTAACTTGAAGGGATTCACTAGAGACTTTCTATAAAAATCAGTGAGCTTTGCTCTCACACACCTTAATTTCCTCCTTAGTTTGGTTCAATAAAATCTGGTCATGTTCAATAAGTATGTCAATCAGTATTGTAGAGCTCTTGGCTAGTCCCATTTCCCAGGTTTTTTGAAACTCGGGGGTTGCCTCCCATGCTGGCAAAATCTGTATGGGTAACCCCCGGGGAACAAAACCCATTTTTTTATATTCATCAAGGCTACTTATGTTCCACCAAATTTTAAATGAAAATAAATTTGCATTTAATTTGAGGCCaaagtccaagctgcttgaggtctactgtgaagtttccacaatcagtgatggtttggagagccatgtcatctgctggtgtaggtctgagtcgcccaccagggcaatggggatactcggtactgggtccggtcactcataaaggggatgtcatggtggctgcgacctggtccatggccctgggcgctcacTTAAAAGGaataggtctttaaagggatttgtaaagtcTATATTCGTGATGCCTACCTGGTCAGTAGGACCGattctgcttaaaggggtcctctggggtgatgttgttgcagcaaaatggtgacacttcccacaggtgaagcgggtccccagggctcccaaggtgtatggcaaggatcgTGTAAACTGGTAAaaaaatggaggacacagagttgttaaatctctacctggtttactggtaggaGCACTCCACAGCCCAGgataccaggcacaggtggtgatgtggtccggccggcttggaggcaaaggtgaggtccgtaagccattCCTACTTGCGCTGATGTgcaaggtccctgctgcctgaagcttactgGAAAATTACCCCTTCCTCcttctgtcctgggacaggtacctgtatggcgggcagcttgagccattttacagggtctctatcatgacccaggctcttcaggtgctgcttcatcttCAGGTGTGGTGTTGGCAAATCACATACACTTCTAAGCCCTCCgattctgctaagtgtcctagagtcccactaaagCCTCGGACTCCTGGTGCCTGATTTCTGCGCTTCGGCTTTGAGGGtgaccagtcacagttcccctctgagcccttttcaactcctttgctccttccctcaaTGGCTCCACTACATACAACAATCCCTTGATTTCTCATCCTTCCCTGAAGCTgctgctcagtcctggctgcatggcTCCATAGTCTGCACTCAGCTCCAGACTTCctttctcctcagtgtctctctccaactaaactcactcctcctccaggccagaacacttaaagctgagggaagctcccctgaatccgggtcctgagctcccccttctggcctggattcagaatgtgttgtgtatAGGTGCTTACATGGTAAAGAGAATacttcttgcctccaagcatgatatcgccttccccgaaaggaaggcaacatcactgtaacaaccggttacctggggtgttacaggtccactatgttttatcaagaccaaattcaGAGCAGCCgactaccaggaaattttaaagcacttcatgcttccctctgccaacaagctttttggagttggaaatttcattctccagcaggacttggcacctgtccacactgccaaaagtatcaatacctggtttacaaacaacagtatcactgtgcttgaattGACAGGAAACTCGTCTGCACTTAACCACATAGagagtctatggggtattgtcaagagtaagatgagagtcaccagacccaacaatgcagacgagctgaaggctgctatcaaagcaacctgggcttccataacccctcagcagtgccacacgctgatcgcctccatgccacgccgcattgatgcaaaagaagccccgatcaagtattgagtgcatttactgaacatacatttcagtaggacaacattttggatgttaaaatcatttttcaagttggttTCATAAAGTACAGGAACAGGTGACTTACGGGAGAACGTGGAATGACGGACATTCCATGTTCTCCCGTAAGTCACCTGTTCCTGTTCATGTTCTGAATAAAGGATGTTAATTTagcaggaccggtgagtgcactttttttcattttttcttgttggatttaaacatgtgaaatagatcactctggggCAGAGTATCTGCAGTCAGTCCTGTGCCAGGCAAATATCAGGAAATCCACCAGTATCGCAGAGGTCAATGATGTCTATAATAAGGTCGCTGTGCATGTACGATGCCATCCTCACAGGGGCACGCACCCATTCACACACAAGGGGGAGTGACATGCTGCTCAGTGCTCAGCAACATCACTACTGGCAGATAAAGCACTTGGGAGATAAAGCTCGAAATACTCAGCACAGAATTGTGTCCTTAGGCTTCACCACAGGAGATAATACAGGTATAGTTTCTTCTATGATCTTTAGGATATTACAAGGACGTTACTTTATCCAGATGATTCGTGTCTCCTAACGACTGATTGTAATTAAATAGACGTGTTTGATGTCTGTCATGTGTTCTATGATGGTCTTTGAGCAGACACTTCCTCAGGTTAGCCCTATATTGTCACACATAGGAATTGCAAGAAGTAGTTTAGGATAAATATTTAGATATTTTCTGATATTACAGAATTAGACTTTTCTTTAGATTATTTCTTACATCAGTCGGACAGCTTGTGCACTGTAATGTCGAGTCACATATACACTTCCTCATGTAATAGTCCCATTATTGAAGCTCGACATTTACAGATTAGAGAAGTAAATGTACTTTAATGTTTCTGATGTAAATAATGACTATATAACGTTTCCCGCTAATGGCTTTTTTCCCAGTATTTTTGGTACCTGCACTCCTTGTGCATTTCTGATCCTCTTCGGCATCTTTGACTATTTTTAGTATTTGTTCGACCATCACCGGGGATTAAAAGGAAAGCAATTCTGCTAATCTCAACAGTTGACAGTTTAAGCCGTAGCTCCTAATTCTGTCTTATTTGTGTGGTGGACAGTATTACAGGCCATTTTGGCCGGATAAAGTCATGTATACTGTTATGTAGGAGAAACAATTCTAAGTGCGCGACATTTGTCATAAATAATATGTTCCCACAAAGTGCCACTAACTGCATCTGGAAAAGGGAACGGAGAGCTGGGAGCGGTGGAGAGATATCAGCCTTACGTGTGAAGGTCAATGTGGACGTTCAATATAAGAATTGCAGATCCCAAGATATAACCACATTACTGCTACTGAGTTCACGGTGTGTTCGGACCTCTACTCCATGACTGCACATGGCTCTCCCGACCCGAACTCAACTCTCTTATATTGGCTGTCCAGGAAATCGCAGTCCGTACATGGATTGTGAAACTCCGGCATCCACCGTGTTCGGTACTGATTGCATCAATGGCAGTTGTGCTCTTGTAATGAGATTACATGGGGTGAGACACCTAGTGATTAGCTGCAGGCGGAGGGAGTGGGCATGCCCCGCTATCAGTCAGCAGCCGGTGGGCATCACTGTGTGCAAGGTGCCGGAGTACGTGAGCAATAAAGGAGGTTGTCCAGGATTAACAAAAAATGTCTCCTGACTTCTAAAGGTACTGACACCGCTGTCTGTACGTTGTGTTTCGTGTTGCATCTCGGCACCATTTTTTATTGTTTGCGCTGATAAGCAATACCAGATGCAGACTTATAGACAGGGGGCACTAATTTTGGAAGAAGGGAATTCTTTCTTTAATGATAACATATATGAGATCTCAAAATGACAATATGATAGGtcagactctaagggtatgtgcacacgttcaggaaacgctgcatttttgatgctgcgttgagccgcagcgtcaaaaacgcagcgtccagatgttacagcatagtggaggggatttaatgaaatactgtctccactatgcattaaaagacgcatgcggcataaccGCGGAatcggacatgcggcgtgtctttccagaacgcagcatgtccttacattgcagaaacaacgcaaggacagcgcaggtgacctgccagtgacctcaggtgcagtttggtcaggattttacctgcataaaatcctgaccaaatcctgatgtaatcctaaacgtggacacatacccttaggctatgtgcacacgttacggattagcTTTAGAAATTTCTTCCCTCTCTtgtcagaaaacgcaggtgcggttttgttgcgtttttgctgcatttttttgtgtgttgtttccatgcggatttgtatgtgtttttgaaagctaaataataaagatttattattgacaaaaaaaaagatcctcttttacatttgtccaacccacactccattacacacagataggctatgttcacacgctgcggattttgctgcgggtctgcagcagtttcccatgcatttacagtacaatgtaaacctatgggaaatgcaatCCGCACACTagcgagtcacactagcgagttttacggacgtatgagaggcgcaaaaacaacgcattgtacacggaacaatgattctctatggggcagctcctatctgctgtatatttcgcagccgcattttacgggcgtagaaaattgcagcacactgcgtttgtcagcgtattgcgcaaaaattccaccaatgaaagtcttgccaacggattacatacagaacactgttttgggaacatttctgcgcatTGCGCCcgtaaaaacggaccgtattttcctacgccaagtgtgacgccggcctgagatagatagatagatactgtagatagatagatagatagatagagggaatgagatggatagatgtagatagatatatggatagttaggctactttcacatcagtttgtttccgtcaggcaggatccgacAAATTTTTGAAaacacggatccgttgcaaatagtgaaaaactgatgcaactgatccgttggtttttttttttaaaaagagagagcgaacggaaaatgtgcatgattttaatggaaacatgcatgaaaaaaaacaattcggagaccggattcatcatttcacatctcagtttcatacgtttttcgctggatccgtcgctgtgtgttttttcaccggacagaaaaaccgttcctctgtatgtgttttctgtccggcggaaacagcttttttgacggatccggcaaaaaaacagattaaacgtgtggccatcaggcgcaatccggcgctaatacaactctatgagaaaaaaacggatccagcagaaaaaaaaaacggcaaaatcctgatgtgtgaaattagccagatagatctatggatagaaacatctatgtatctatagatatatctatagatagatatatctcttactgtaaaagtcagaaggacggtaaaacctaggatttaccagtcaatctggacattcaccgaggccgtcggtaaaagctcaaaatgaaaagtaaaattggacttttaccggtgaagtcttggtaaatgttaacatttctcaacagcgttggtaaaagtcagaaatatctggtgtgaagatggaacatctgactttaaccaagcgctgttggtaaatgtagctgagaagggtgtaataaaaagtgtaagccactgtgggcgaggaaatggaggacacagtgttcaaagtttttataaatgtaaTAAGAGTAAATGTGGAAAATATGGTAATAACAATAAACAAAATCTGCTACCCTGTAAGGTATCTGCTACCCTGTAACGTATGTACGTTCTATATATACAGATGTCAATCCTCACTATCCTATGATTATTGTTCCGATCATACAAAAAGTGCCCACTTCCCGTTAACATACAACCACTAACCCCACACTACAATATGCAAAAGAGAACGTCCTATGAATCTTTAAGTATCAGTGTTCCGCAGCACCCTCTCATAAAAAGTTACAAGAAGTACACACGCTGCCGGTGTAGTAGTGTATAAATTGTCCTGTACTTAGCTTCCTGTAGAGCACAGAGTCCAAAgtctttccaagggccccttgcaAGGTGGACGCTAACACCGCTCACACGATTTACCGTTGCCGCGCCAATATGGTAGAACCAGAAGATATGCAGATAAGCTCTGACCCGGAGTTGCTGGGTGCCATGAAGGGTCTATTTCACCCGAGCACCGATCAGGGGAATCGGAAGACAGCGCATTCCGAGAAAAGGCTGGAAGGTAACAGCGCAACAGCCCTGTCTGGGCTCAGTCTAGtcagcacagcaccagtcctctcaCTCTCCCTAAAATAGCTCCTGCCTCAAGTCCTAGTTTCCTGGGGTTCTCTTCTTAGATTGCTGCCCAATCGCTGCCTGAAGAAAATCACTAACTCATCAATGGCAGTGTTGGACCAGTAGATGCTGAGTAACCCTATTACAAAAGAACATGGGATTCTTGCCAAGCAGTGTGGGTAAATGGGCGTACTTCCTGTTTGTGTCCTCATGCTGGACGACTGCCTGAGTGTTTTGCAAGCTGCACATACTACTCAAAGCTGCATAGCCGACTGCCTGTCAAAGCTGCACAGGCACTAGCTGATTGTCAGATCATGAGTGAGGAAATGAAAGATAGTTTTTTGGAGCTCTTGAATGAAGTGGTGGAGAAAAAGCGAGATAATAATTTTTATCTCACGGACGATAAATACGAGAATATATTGAAAGAAGTGAAGGAGGCTAAGGTGGCGGTACCTAAACAGAGTATTCACTACAGGCGTTTGAAGAGGTACGACATCATGACCATCGGAAATGATGAAAAGTTGATTGCACCAATCTCGTGTGAAAAAGAGAACGTGTTGCATTACGTTCGGTGTGCAGAACTCTGTAGTGTCATTCATAATGCGCACATCAGTACCGGCCACGGGGGGCGGACCAGGATCCTAAAGGAGGTGAACCGTAAGTTAAAAAATGTCACAACGGAGTCAATAGTTATTTATCTGCGACTCTGCCAGCCATGCCAGAGAAAAACAGAAGATTACCAAAAAGGCCTTGTTGTGAAACCCATCCTACACAGTGAAATGAATTATCGTGCTCAAGTCGATCTCATTGACATGCAATCCAATTGTGATAATGATTTCAATTTCATATTCGTCTATCAAGACCACGTCACTAAATTTGTTCTTCTATGTGCTTTATGCACTAAAACAGCAGAAGAGGTTGCGTACCACCTCCTTGACATTTTTTCCACTTTTGGTGCTCCGTGTATTCTGCATTCTGATAATGGGAGGGAATTTTGTAACAAGAGTTTGTGCGCAATGTGGCCTGATATGAAAATAGTGCATGGTAAACTAGGACACAGCCAGTCCCAAGGCTCCGTGGAAAGAACAAATCAAGACATTGAAAACATGTTATCAACGTGGATGGAAACAAATAAGACACCCAAGTGGTCTGAGGGCCTTCGTTTTGTACAAGCAATGAAAAATAGAGCATACCATGAGGGAATAAAATGCTCGCCCTATGAAGCTATGTTCGGAGTACCAATGCAGATGGGTGTAGCTACCTCCAAAATTCCTAGTGATGGGATCAGAAATCTGTCTTCAGAAGAAGATCTTgaaaaaaatgtttgttggtttgcaAGAGGAACCTCGTGATCCGACATCACCAACAGAAGCCGAAGGGTCAGATGAATCTAACTTTCATCACTCGTCAGCACCGATAGCAGCAGAAGCTTCGGATGAATCCAACTGTCATCAGCTGTTCACAATGGAAGGAGAAGGTTTGGACTTATTCAACTGTCCGCACGCCTTAACAGCATATGAAACTCTACCAATTTTGTCATCCAAGAATAATGAAGGCCTAAAAGATGAAAAGTGTCGAGTCAAAGCCTTCTAAGAAAGATGGAGAACTTCATGATGATCAGCAACCTGACGTTTTGATTTTGCATACAATCAATAGAAGAATTGGTGCGGTCAGAAGAGTTTGAAAAGCTGCAAGAGAAGGACTTGAAACACAGGCCAAGAAAATGTTGAAATATTCTAGTCAAAAATTACCCGAACCTAACATTCGACAGAACATCAGAATCAGAATTCCAGACGTCGACCGTTCAAAAATGGACCCTAAGTCGATCATTGCGATTATTATAGAAAAAGAAGATGACTTCTACCAAGTGAGGACTACCGCTGGGATCCTAAATGCATTATATTATCGCAATCAGTTCACCATCTGTCAGGAAAATTTCATAGGATTGCAGGATGTGAAAAAAGTTAAGATCAGCCTTCGCACGGCGGTTTCCCAACAATCATTGGTGGGAGGTCAGGGATTGAAGAAATGCAACTGTTTAAAGAAGTGCCTAAACAAGAAATGTGTTTGTAGGCTGGCAAAAATGAAGTGCCGTGTTGCAACAAATAGTTCCTCTTTTGTGTTTGTTGTATGTGCAATTTAACAGGTTACAATTAGAGTTGAGTGGATAGCTGGATATCCGTCTATCCGTACAGATAAGACCAAGATCCGAGTGGATCCAGATTCTATCCGTGTCCCATATAAGTCTAGGGGACAGCTATCCATGTGCAGGGACATCCTCCTGCATCACCAGTGATGCGGGGGAGACTCCCTGCACGCCGGTGGGCATCCCTGCCGTCACCAGTGATGCTGGGGACTCGGCCGGGGCATACCTGAGCGAGGAGATCCTCGCTGCATCACTGCAGTAGGAACTCCCCGCCCACTAGGGTCATCCCGCACTCTGGCCGGATCCCCCTTCTCCGCCACTTAAAGAGCACTACTTACCGGAGGCTACCAGAGGCTTCCCAGGCCTCGTCGGCCGGCCGTATCCTCCTCCTTCCGGGTCACATGACTGCATACGTCACCACGAAAGTGACAGGTGCATAAGTCATGTGACACGAGTTGTGTCACATGACTTACGCATGCGTCACTTGCGTGGTGACGTATGCAGTCATGTGACCCGGAAGGAGAACGTGGACGGCGCGACCTGGGAAACCTCCGGTAAGTTGCAATTTAGCTTTATACCTGTCTACCCTGCACACTCGCAACATCCATGCCTTCCGATGATGCATGAAACATGCATTATCGGAAGGCATGGATATATCCGACAGATATCGGGATTATCCATATCCGTACAGCCCGTTATCCGCTCGGATAATGGGTCTGGACGGATCTATCCGCTTATTTCTAGTCacaattacagaattacatagttttgaagttgcgttattcttgtatttgcgttaatttatcttttttgagaagtattttgcaacataaatgttttctatttgcattttcctatttgtctttgttcatttgcatttgcattttgaagaataaaaatatttctaaCGATTAAGGCCTTCATCAGAGTCGGAAATTGCGTTTAGTTAACTTTTACCATCATCATCTGCTGGTCAGAGTCAGAATTATGTGACACAAAGTTACTTTTACCAACACATGCTGGTAAATGTAAAGATTTACTAATTCGCCTAGGTAAAAGTCCAAAATCGTTCGTTTATATggaatacatctgacttttaccaacgctgttgagaaatgttaacagctgcgggctgatattgcccctccccctccccccccgctacaaataccagttcgtagccgccccagaaatggcgcatctgtaagatgtgccaattcaggcacgtagcccctctcttcccactcccgtgtagcggtgggatatggggtaataaggggttaatgtcaccttgctattgtaaggtgacattaagccgggttaataatggagaggcgtcaataagacagcctgccgcagacccccgacagcccgctgcAGACCCCTCACAGCCCGCTGCAGACCCCCGACAGCAGAGCAGAGACCCTCCACAGCCCGcctcagacccccagcagccccacacagacccccggcagccccccgcagacccccgacagcccaccgcagacccccgacagccgcgcacagaccccccacagcctgccgcagacccccgacagcccgctgcagaccccccacagccctctGCAGACCCCCGATagccacgcacagaccccccacagcccgccgcagacccccgacagctctGCGATCGCCGCagacacacaaacacccacacacagacacgcacatcttccccgaacacacacagtctccacccacacacagtctctgccccactccgcccacacactcttcccccctcctgatctgcagcgtttctcatggcaaaaccgcagatcttttttagatTTAGGGGCTCAAGTCCAAATTTTCAGACAAAGCCCCAATGAAGTCGCAAACAAAGGTTCAGAGGGTGGTCTGAGCCCGTTCTTACTGAGCCATTCAGAAGAACAAATATTATTTAGTGACCAGTGTCCAAACTATAATTATTCAAAATAGTCATTTTAATATGATCTGACCTCATAATAATGCTGAGATTTGTGTACATGAAGGATTATTATGTGGGAAAAATAGGTATAATCCTCACCCATGGGTGAAGGTATTGTCATACACATGCAGGTGTTCTTCTGTATGGCTCGCTCACAACAGATTATTTGCAGTATAACCAGGCCCATTCTCATCCAGGAGCGCGGGATGATttattctcacttgtcatccatgtacAGTCTGTTTTTACTCAGCATCAATTATTCATTTAGAGTTTCCCATCTTACAGATTAGTATCATATCCATAAAAATTGGATGTCACTCTGATGGTCCATACACTGGAGGTCCGTATACTGAtgatccgtatactgatggtctgcaTACTGATGGTCCTTATAATGGTGGTCCTTATACtggtggtccatatactgatggtctgtatactggtaGCCTGTATACTGATAGTCCTTATACTGGTGGTC is a window encoding:
- the LOC138666330 gene encoding KRAB-A domain-containing protein 2-like; translation: MSEEMKDSFLELLNEVVEKKRDNNFYLTDDKYENILKEVKEAKVAVPKQSIHYRRLKRYDIMTIGNDEKLIAPISCEKENVLHYVRCAELCSVIHNAHISTGHGGRTRILKEVNRKLKNVTTESIVIYLRLCQPCQRKTEDYQKGLVVKPILHSEMNYRAQVDLIDMQSNCDNDFNFIFVYQDHVTKFVLLCALCTKTAEEVAYHLLDIFSTFGAPCILHSDNGREFCNKSLCAMWPDMKIVHGKLGHSQSQGSVERTNQDIENMLSTWMETNKTPKWSEGLRFVQAMKNRAYHEGIKCSPYEAMFGVPMQMGVATSKIPSDGIRNLSSEEDLEKNVCWFARGTS